In one Streptomyces sp. NBC_00597 genomic region, the following are encoded:
- a CDS encoding Lrp/AsnC family transcriptional regulator, with product MDDIDRALVLRLQQDAGQSYAALGAAVGLSAGATHERVRKLRERGVIRRTTVEVDPAAVGSGVLAYVMVDSNAWMGDSKAAFEAIAEIQEAHIIAGSASALVKVRTASTEQLQDVLRRLYAIDGVSGTHATVVLDTFFERPLPL from the coding sequence GTGGACGACATCGACCGGGCGCTCGTCCTGCGCTTGCAGCAGGACGCGGGCCAGTCGTACGCCGCTCTCGGCGCCGCCGTCGGGCTCTCGGCGGGAGCCACCCACGAGCGGGTGCGCAAGCTGCGCGAGCGCGGGGTCATCCGGCGCACGACGGTCGAGGTGGATCCCGCGGCCGTCGGGAGCGGGGTGCTCGCGTACGTGATGGTCGACTCCAACGCCTGGATGGGGGACTCCAAGGCGGCCTTCGAGGCGATCGCCGAGATCCAGGAAGCGCACATCATCGCGGGCAGCGCCTCCGCCCTGGTGAAGGTGCGCACGGCATCGACCGAACAGCTCCAGGACGTCCTGCGCCGCCTCTACGCCATCGACGGCGTCAGCGGTACGCACGCCACCGTCGTGCTGGACACGTTCTTCGAGCGGCCGCTCCCGCTGTGA